In Myxococcales bacterium, one DNA window encodes the following:
- a CDS encoding flagellin FliC, which yields MGLRVNTNIASINAQRNLVNTTDRLAKSLQRLSSGLRITRASDDAAGLAISENFRAEVRSLGQAQRNANDAISLLQIAEGALNETSGILIRMRELAIQAANGTLGSAERTTINNEFQDLASEITRIAAVTQFNGQLVLNGDSAITFQIGTENTSSDRISVSSVNASASSIGITATTNVSSASTAQTALDTLDSAISTVASLRATFGTVQNRLESTIRSLAVAIENTAAAESRIRDVDFASETAELTRNQVLQQAGISVLGQANVSTQSALSLLQ from the coding sequence ATGGGACTACGCGTAAATACCAACATTGCTTCAATTAATGCTCAACGTAACCTAGTCAACACAACCGATCGTCTCGCGAAGTCATTGCAGCGTTTGTCATCCGGCCTTCGGATCACTCGCGCTTCTGATGATGCAGCGGGCCTCGCGATTTCAGAGAACTTCCGAGCTGAAGTCAGAAGCCTCGGTCAAGCGCAACGAAATGCAAATGATGCCATTTCGCTGTTGCAGATCGCTGAAGGTGCACTCAATGAAACGAGTGGCATCTTGATTCGTATGCGAGAGCTGGCCATCCAGGCTGCGAATGGAACCCTCGGATCGGCCGAGCGAACGACAATCAACAACGAGTTCCAGGACCTTGCGTCCGAGATCACGCGAATTGCGGCTGTGACGCAATTCAACGGGCAACTGGTGCTCAATGGAGATTCTGCGATTACGTTCCAGATCGGTACGGAAAATACGAGTAGTGATCGTATCTCCGTAAGCAGCGTCAACGCATCAGCGTCTTCGATTGGCATCACGGCAACTACGAACGTCTCGAGTGCAAGTACAGCTCAAACCGCGCTCGATACCTTGGACAGTGCGATCAGCACGGTCGCGAGCCTGCGTGCCACCTTCGGTACGGTGCAGAACCGCTTGGAGTCGACGATTCGATCTCTCGCGGTCGCGATCGAAAACACGGCTGCAGCCGAATCACGGATCCGCGACGTGGACTTCGCGAGTGAAACCGCGGAACTCACCCGGAACCAGGTGCTGCAACAGGCTGGTATTTCGGTCTTGGGTCAGGCAAACGTCTCGACGCAATCGGCCTTGTCGCTACTGCAGTAA
- a CDS encoding glycosyltransferase family 39 protein, translated as MRPLTQGEDRSRSIAWLDASLVFFIALAVRFIFVSELRDHSYAGNFRVSDAQTYFQLAQQMVAGTAPFEPYWQAPLYPVLLAGFQSIFGDGLHAVQWLHMAIGALNCVLLFRLSEVMFGARTAQVAAAIAIFYGPFLLFDVQPLPANLTMMLDLLLVSSYLRFRESNSLGWLAAAGLLLGAAIVTHGLAIFTLPVFLYDLVSRRSEGHEAARRAGLCICLFVAATLLAPGAVSVRNSLAAGTPVFVSYNAGINLYVGNHHDLEQTLGRRGGYEWGELFRDPYTSGAKKPAAMNRFFVGLAIDEWLEHPGAMFITLGKKILLVFSGAEPKRNFPIYPLRESSWVLSALLWEFDIGGFTLFAFPAGLFIPLAALGFWSVRRGDIDTRVSRERASLVGWVAILHVIGMLVFFPTARYRLPALILLLPFAAALIVAVFERLGRGTSPGGSMRARFGAGTFLACLLFVLANPIASNVFRHPVKDRAEHHFFNARWAEERIRLHREVFREAYMLAQVDEAMRIDPEYPEPYQLLAVYYVVRDIDRSLVHFARLNELVPNDQTVLEQIRAAIAIRDQQQR; from the coding sequence GTGCGACCGTTGACCCAGGGGGAGGATCGCAGCCGGTCGATCGCCTGGTTGGACGCCAGCCTTGTTTTCTTCATCGCACTCGCCGTGCGCTTCATCTTTGTCTCTGAACTCCGAGACCACTCCTACGCCGGGAACTTCCGTGTTTCCGACGCCCAAACCTACTTTCAGCTCGCGCAACAGATGGTCGCCGGTACCGCGCCCTTCGAACCCTATTGGCAGGCGCCGCTCTACCCGGTCTTGCTCGCGGGTTTCCAGTCGATCTTTGGCGATGGGTTGCACGCTGTGCAGTGGCTCCACATGGCGATTGGCGCCCTGAACTGCGTTCTGCTGTTCAGACTCAGCGAAGTGATGTTCGGTGCGCGCACGGCGCAGGTGGCCGCTGCCATCGCGATTTTCTACGGCCCGTTTCTATTGTTCGACGTGCAGCCGTTGCCCGCGAATCTCACGATGATGCTGGATCTCCTGCTGGTTTCGTCGTATTTGCGCTTCCGCGAGAGCAATAGCTTGGGATGGCTCGCAGCAGCGGGGCTGCTCCTCGGTGCCGCGATCGTGACCCATGGTCTGGCGATCTTTACGCTGCCCGTCTTCCTCTACGACCTCGTATCGCGTCGCTCAGAGGGACATGAGGCTGCGAGAAGAGCCGGGTTGTGTATTTGCCTGTTCGTCGCGGCGACCTTGCTCGCACCGGGGGCGGTGAGCGTCCGCAATTCCCTTGCGGCCGGCACTCCGGTTTTCGTCTCCTACAACGCCGGGATCAATCTCTACGTCGGCAACCATCACGATCTCGAACAGACCCTCGGCCGGCGCGGCGGCTACGAATGGGGAGAGTTGTTTCGCGACCCCTACACGAGCGGCGCAAAGAAGCCCGCTGCCATGAATCGCTTTTTTGTCGGCCTGGCGATCGATGAATGGCTCGAGCATCCCGGCGCGATGTTCATCACCCTGGGCAAAAAGATTTTGCTGGTCTTCAGTGGCGCAGAGCCGAAGCGTAATTTCCCCATTTACCCGCTGCGCGAGAGTTCCTGGGTCTTGAGCGCGCTGCTCTGGGAGTTCGACATCGGGGGCTTCACGCTCTTTGCTTTCCCGGCGGGACTGTTCATTCCTCTCGCGGCCCTGGGCTTCTGGTCTGTGCGCAGAGGCGACATCGATACTCGCGTTTCCCGCGAACGCGCGTCGCTAGTGGGATGGGTCGCTATCCTGCACGTGATCGGAATGTTGGTGTTCTTTCCGACGGCTCGGTATCGCCTCCCGGCGCTGATCCTTTTGCTTCCGTTTGCTGCGGCGCTGATCGTCGCGGTGTTTGAACGACTGGGTCGCGGTACGTCGCCGGGCGGGAGTATGCGGGCTCGATTTGGAGCGGGGACGTTTCTGGCTTGCCTGCTGTTCGTACTGGCCAACCCGATCGCGAGCAACGTGTTCCGGCATCCAGTGAAAGACAGGGCAGAACATCACTTCTTCAATGCGCGCTGGGCGGAGGAGAGGATTCGTTTACATCGAGAGGTTTTTCGCGAGGCTTATATGCTCGCCCAGGTCGACGAAGCGATGCGGATTGATCCGGAGTACCCCGAGCCCTACCAACTTTTGGCCGTGTACTATGTAGTGCGAGACATCGACCGTTCACTCGTCCACTTTGCCAGGCTCAACGAGTTGGTACCCAACGACCAGACGGTATTGGAACAGATTCGAGCGGCCATCGCGATTCGCGACCAGCAGCAACGCTGA